In the Helicobacter typhlonius genome, one interval contains:
- a CDS encoding branched-chain amino acid transaminase, with protein sequence MKESKYIWKDGKLVPWAEATTHVLTHTLHYGNALFEGTRAYMTKRGLAIFRLKEHTRRLLDSAKIVCIKSPYTQEELEKAQVELLRANRDDYKGNVYIRPLIYLGYGVMGINHINAPVNVAIAAWEWGAYLGEDGIENGIKVKTSSFVRNPIKAFMGKAKVAANYLNSQMAKHEAISCGCDEALLLDDNGFVAEGSGECFFIVRNGKLITPPYDNTLESITQATTIELARDMGIPIEQRRITRDEVYIADEAFFTGTAAEITPVRELDARVIGNGKAGAMTKKLQESFFALVNGENPKYAHYLTYID encoded by the coding sequence ATGAAAGAATCAAAATATATTTGGAAAGATGGCAAACTTGTCCCTTGGGCAGAAGCGACAACGCATGTTTTAACACATACTTTGCATTATGGTAATGCCTTGTTTGAGGGCACAAGGGCGTATATGACAAAGCGCGGATTAGCAATTTTTCGTCTTAAAGAGCATACGAGACGACTTTTAGATTCTGCAAAAATCGTGTGTATCAAATCCCCATATACGCAAGAGGAGCTAGAAAAAGCGCAAGTAGAGCTTTTGAGAGCAAACCGAGATGATTATAAAGGTAATGTGTATATTCGACCACTCATTTATTTGGGCTATGGTGTAATGGGGATTAATCACATCAATGCGCCGGTGAATGTGGCAATCGCCGCGTGGGAATGGGGTGCGTATTTGGGTGAAGATGGCATAGAAAATGGTATAAAGGTAAAAACAAGCTCCTTTGTGCGCAATCCTATAAAAGCCTTTATGGGTAAGGCAAAGGTAGCGGCAAACTATCTTAACTCACAAATGGCAAAGCACGAGGCAATTTCTTGCGGTTGTGATGAGGCGTTGTTGCTTGATGATAATGGATTTGTAGCCGAAGGAAGTGGTGAGTGCTTTTTTATCGTAAGAAATGGCAAACTCATCACGCCACCTTATGATAATACTTTAGAATCTATCACCCAAGCCACGACCATAGAACTTGCAAGGGATATGGGGATTCCAATCGAGCAAAGACGTATTACACGCGATGAAGTCTATATTGCTGATGAGGCATTTTTTACCGGCACAGCTGCGGAGATTACGCCGGTGCGTGAGCTTGATGCACGCGTGATTGGCAATGGCAAAGCTGGAGCAATGACAAAAAAACTTCAAGAATCATTTTTTGCACTTGTCAATGGTGAGAATCCAAAATATGCCCACTATCTAACTTATATTGACTAA
- a CDS encoding prohibitin family protein codes for MPIDLNEHLKKKRAQNDEKAEQRNEPPRGNGNNNNRPNNGGRNNSGNGGGFNIESFPMPSMPSGKSLGVLIIVILFVVIFIAARPFVIINAGEVGIKVTTGKYDPKPLDPGLHFFVPIIQNVIIVDTKVRTINFSRIEDMGNIGREQSILRNDAINVMDTSGMTISIELTVQYQLEREKVPATIAEYGTAWEQKIINPVIRDVVRSAVGNYPTEELPTKRDEVANLIHTGFQAKLDATPNQPVKLVSIQLREIVLPEQVKTRIEGVELAKRDAQKAKEEANALRERAKGKADALEIEAKGQSEANRLVNESLSQRLLELRQIEMQGKFNEALKENNNAQIFLTPGGAVPNIWVDSKSKQKNAVVGQ; via the coding sequence ATGCCTATTGATTTAAACGAACATTTAAAGAAAAAACGCGCACAAAATGATGAAAAAGCAGAGCAGAGAAATGAGCCACCACGAGGCAATGGCAACAATAATAATCGCCCAAACAATGGTGGCAGGAACAATAGTGGTAATGGTGGTGGATTCAATATAGAATCTTTCCCTATGCCTTCAATGCCAAGTGGCAAGTCGCTAGGAGTGCTTATTATCGTCATATTGTTTGTAGTGATTTTTATAGCTGCTCGTCCTTTTGTGATTATCAATGCGGGTGAGGTGGGTATCAAGGTAACTACCGGTAAATACGACCCTAAGCCGCTCGACCCAGGTTTGCACTTTTTTGTGCCAATTATCCAAAATGTGATTATCGTGGATACAAAGGTGCGCACGATTAACTTCTCGCGTATTGAGGATATGGGGAATATTGGACGCGAGCAAAGCATTTTGCGTAATGACGCGATTAATGTGATGGATACGAGCGGTATGACAATTTCTATCGAACTCACCGTGCAGTATCAGCTCGAGCGTGAGAAAGTCCCTGCAACAATCGCAGAATATGGCACGGCGTGGGAACAAAAAATCATTAATCCTGTGATTCGTGATGTCGTGCGTAGTGCGGTGGGGAATTATCCCACAGAGGAGCTTCCTACAAAACGCGATGAGGTAGCAAACCTCATTCACACAGGTTTTCAGGCAAAGCTTGATGCGACCCCAAATCAACCTGTAAAGCTTGTGTCGATTCAGTTGCGCGAGATTGTATTGCCAGAGCAGGTAAAAACGCGTATTGAGGGCGTGGAACTTGCTAAAAGAGATGCACAAAAAGCAAAAGAAGAGGCAAATGCTTTGCGTGAGCGCGCAAAAGGTAAGGCGGATGCGCTAGAAATTGAGGCAAAGGGTCAAAGTGAGGCAAACCGCCTTGTCAATGAAAGTCTTTCACAGCGATTGCTTGAGCTGCGCCAAATTGAAATGCAAGGCAAGTTTAACGAGGCATTGAAAGAGAATAATAATGCGCAGATTTTCCTTACCCCCGGTGGAGCAGTGCCAAATATTTGGGTGGATTCAAAAAGTAAGCAGAAAAACGCGGTTGTGGGGCAGTAG
- the hisIE gene encoding bifunctional phosphoribosyl-AMP cyclohydrolase/phosphoribosyl-ATP diphosphatase HisIE, translated as MQNVLGQIDWKRYELIPTIVQEQGSGEILMLAYSSKESLELSTNTRIAHYFSRSKQRIWQKGEQSGHIQKISEICLDCDDDSLLFIVEQVGVACHTGEKSCFFKSIDLRGSEPKQILKQPHAQGIYHIFDELYHTIQSRRNESTERSYSASLLAKGVNGIGKKIIEEAGEFCFALKDKEEEAIIYECADLLYHTLVGLASVYIAPERVLQELQRRTGQSGIEEKASRSSS; from the coding sequence ATGCAAAATGTGCTTGGGCAAATTGATTGGAAGCGATATGAGCTAATCCCTACTATTGTGCAGGAGCAGGGCAGTGGGGAGATTCTAATGCTAGCTTATTCTTCTAAAGAATCTTTAGAGCTAAGCACAAATACTCGCATCGCGCATTATTTTTCGCGCTCCAAGCAGAGAATCTGGCAAAAGGGTGAGCAGAGCGGACACATACAAAAGATTAGTGAGATATGTTTAGATTGTGATGATGATAGTCTGCTTTTCATCGTGGAGCAGGTCGGTGTGGCTTGCCATACAGGCGAGAAAAGTTGCTTTTTTAAGAGTATTGATTTAAGAGGGAGTGAGCCAAAGCAGATTCTAAAGCAACCTCACGCGCAGGGAATCTACCACATATTCGATGAGCTTTATCATACAATACAATCGCGTAGAAACGAAAGCACAGAGCGCAGTTATAGTGCCTCTCTCCTTGCCAAAGGTGTAAATGGTATAGGCAAGAAAATCATAGAGGAGGCGGGGGAGTTTTGCTTCGCACTTAAAGACAAAGAGGAAGAGGCGATTATCTATGAATGCGCGGATTTACTCTACCATACGCTTGTTGGCTTGGCTTCTGTGTATATTGCACCTGAAAGGGTTTTGCAAGAGTTGCAAAGGCGCACGGGACAAAGTGGCATAGAGGAAAAAGCTTCGCGTAGCTCATCTTAA
- a CDS encoding hydrogenase small subunit: protein MDKALILESLRQHLQSLESTYTEPRCEVDKEWITRICAFIGIPKEGVEICEKILSLKPPVPVIWLHMAECTGCSESFLRLDKPGVESLIFNHISLEYHETIMGAVGFSAKELLHNALEKDFILVIEGGVSLGDNAYFMTSGADSVSGEQECKEMAECAQAIFAVGTCSSFGGVQAAMPNPTHSVGIDTFLAQKVVNIPGCPPSETNIVGSLIYFILLRELPELDRFNRPLWSYGKNLHDLCERKAKFESGDFAQSFDDPHLQDGYCLYKVGCKGPYVLNNCPKVKFNARTSWPVRAGHGCIACSEPNFWDSFGCIEEPLNNENAYIKEPQRLLSLPIVHSLAEQIPQDTLTLVLQSNAPTMIYRETYEEIYKDFTSQSPQNLITCTFEADFPTLLTFLSSKNKLSARLVENYAKWRVQRQLAEIAMPKVQGEMSSNMSDILLLIAQMYGEDMNALDVASHAQGYLFPHISKLDMKLTPAYNIEIDKSLRLPLCYLLGGLHMQGVAYGAISSICEILSLALTTLAKTHEIGRVAFKGDMMQNVLIQDRFRIYLPQWLEVV from the coding sequence ATGGATAAAGCCCTGATTTTAGAATCCTTGCGTCAGCATTTACAAAGTTTAGAATCCACCTACACAGAGCCTAGATGTGAGGTCGATAAGGAATGGATAACTCGCATTTGTGCGTTCATAGGCATACCCAAAGAGGGCGTGGAGATATGCGAGAAGATTCTATCTTTAAAACCTCCTGTGCCTGTTATATGGCTTCATATGGCGGAATGCACCGGTTGTAGCGAGAGTTTTTTGCGCCTTGATAAGCCCGGTGTAGAATCTCTTATCTTTAATCACATCTCATTAGAATACCACGAAACTATTATGGGCGCAGTGGGATTTAGCGCGAAAGAATTGCTCCATAACGCACTAGAAAAGGATTTTATCTTAGTCATTGAGGGTGGCGTATCGCTTGGAGACAATGCCTATTTTATGACTTCTGGTGCCGATAGTGTGAGTGGAGAACAAGAATGTAAAGAAATGGCAGAATGTGCACAGGCGATTTTTGCGGTAGGCACTTGCTCGAGCTTTGGTGGTGTGCAAGCGGCTATGCCTAATCCCACGCATTCTGTGGGTATAGATACTTTTCTTGCACAAAAAGTCGTCAATATTCCCGGCTGTCCGCCAAGCGAGACAAATATCGTGGGTAGCCTAATATACTTTATTCTACTGCGAGAATTACCCGAACTTGATAGGTTTAATCGCCCATTATGGAGCTATGGTAAGAATCTCCACGACTTATGCGAGAGAAAGGCAAAGTTTGAATCTGGGGACTTCGCGCAGAGTTTTGATGACCCACATTTACAAGATGGTTATTGTTTGTATAAAGTTGGGTGCAAGGGACCTTATGTGCTTAATAATTGCCCTAAGGTTAAATTCAATGCAAGGACAAGTTGGCCTGTGCGTGCAGGGCACGGCTGTATCGCGTGTAGTGAGCCAAATTTTTGGGATAGTTTTGGGTGCATTGAAGAGCCCTTGAATAATGAAAATGCCTACATTAAAGAACCTCAAAGGCTTTTGTCGCTTCCAATCGTGCATAGCCTCGCGGAGCAAATACCACAGGATACACTCACGCTCGTTTTACAAAGCAATGCGCCGACTATGATTTATAGGGAGACTTATGAGGAGATTTATAAAGATTTTACCTCACAATCTCCGCAGAATCTCATCACTTGCACCTTTGAGGCGGATTTTCCCACACTTTTGACATTCCTTAGCTCCAAAAATAAGCTTAGTGCGAGACTTGTAGAAAACTATGCCAAATGGCGTGTGCAGAGACAACTTGCAGAGATTGCAATGCCCAAGGTGCAAGGTGAGATGTCATCTAATATGAGCGATATTTTACTCCTTATTGCCCAAATGTATGGCGAGGATATGAATGCGCTTGATGTAGCTTCACACGCGCAGGGCTACCTTTTCCCCCATATTAGCAAACTTGATATGAAGCTCACACCCGCTTATAATATTGAAATTGACAAATCATTGCGCCTACCATTGTGCTATTTGCTCGGTGGGCTTCATATGCAGGGTGTAGCCTATGGCGCAATAAGCTCGATATGTGAGATTCTCTCACTTGCCCTAACTACACTCGCAAAGACGCACGAAATAGGGCGCGTGGCTTTTAAAGGTGATATGATGCAAAATGTGCTTATCCAAGATAGATTTAGAATCTACTTGCCTCAATGGCTTGAAGTAGTATAA
- a CDS encoding DUF2393 domain-containing protein has protein sequence MLENLKTLLLQIISYFSLYEIATIMAIFFVFIMIFTLGLLLRGRKFIPYFFFFLSVVVIFSTPFVLHFVMQKILYPIDVNITSAHPMQYTQGFFVAGEITHKGKVDINECYVAVAQVRDEKGSKLIKILNDILPQSEFGVNVEMDIKVGETKDFAVIVPNIKASEPFMYRIYVDCFLSNKLAQNMQKPKKPSADIITPKPPKDVIETQETQNVVDETDKANKADEVNKADEADSNDETTNDENNTQSVSEPINTIE, from the coding sequence ATGCTTGAGAATCTTAAAACACTCCTTTTGCAGATTATCTCCTATTTTTCGCTGTATGAAATTGCTACGATTATGGCGATTTTTTTTGTTTTTATTATGATTTTTACGCTTGGGCTTTTGCTAAGAGGGCGTAAGTTTATCCCATATTTTTTCTTTTTTCTATCGGTTGTCGTAATATTTTCTACACCTTTCGTGCTTCATTTTGTTATGCAAAAGATTTTGTATCCCATTGATGTGAATATCACTTCCGCGCACCCTATGCAATATACGCAGGGATTCTTTGTTGCTGGTGAGATTACGCATAAGGGCAAAGTCGATATAAATGAATGCTATGTGGCGGTGGCACAGGTGCGTGATGAGAAAGGTAGTAAGCTGATAAAAATCCTTAATGATATTTTGCCTCAAAGCGAATTTGGCGTGAATGTTGAAATGGATATTAAGGTGGGCGAGACAAAGGATTTTGCGGTGATTGTGCCAAATATTAAGGCGAGTGAGCCATTTATGTATAGAATCTATGTAGATTGCTTCCTTTCAAATAAACTCGCTCAAAATATGCAAAAGCCTAAAAAGCCTAGCGCAGATATTATCACGCCCAAACCTCCAAAAGATGTGATAGAGACACAAGAGACACAAAATGTAGTAGATGAAACAGATAAGGCAAACAAAGCAGATGAAGTAAATAAAGCAGATGAGGCAGATTCTAATGATGAGACTACAAATGATGAAAACAATACCCAATCCGTGAGTGAGCCGATTAATACGATAGAATAG